The following coding sequences lie in one Gouania willdenowi chromosome 5, fGouWil2.1, whole genome shotgun sequence genomic window:
- the LOC114463891 gene encoding mRNA (2'-O-methyladenosine-N(6)-)-methyltransferase-like, translating to MSTDSQGPVKGNAPTMMSPTGTTSSQGPPLSPSTASKTPELPDELVQAGWSKCWSRRENRPYYFNRFTNQSLWEVPVLGQHDVISDPLGLNAAPSEGGDSSHGNEQRKRRMSEEQGANQNSFKRAKVEPTTPISPSTPGVKPWTAEDKPPTAAPLTPSPAPSPAPAPYRPAVIYWDLDIQTNAVIKERGPAPHLPPHPEMELQRAQLVTKLRQQYHELCLQREGIEPPRESFNRWLLERKVIDKGHDPFLPSDCDPVVSPSMFREVMNDIPIRLSRIKYKEEARKLLFRYAEAAKKMIDSRNASPESRKMVKWNAEDTMNWLRRDTSASKEDYMDRLEHLRQQCGPHLAAVAKDSVEGICSKIYQLSVEYSRRLRQTHLSLLQAPPTEACPSPTEPRLLYCYPVRLSVSSVPLPRVELHFENDVACLRFRGEMVKVNRGHFSKLELLYRYSCIDDPRFEKFLSRVWCLLKRYQAMFGGGVNEGFGLQGALPVSVFEALHKHFGVSFECFASPLNSYFKQFCSAFPDTDGFFGSRGPFLSFSPVSGSFEANPPFCEELMDAMVTHFEELLESSSEPLSFIVFVPEWRDPVTPALTRMEKSRFLRQQLSVSAYEHEYRSGSQHICKRDDMYYQAVHGTAVFFLQNSAGFSKWGPTPERLNEFKASYRPSLSRCLSSPGPAHISPVDVDSTHISPVDRDSTYVALVDRDSAPKPSERVSPDNHDNNNNNNDSSSSPGDKI from the exons ATGTCCACTGACAGCCAAGGACCAGTGAAGGGCAACGCCCCCACTATGATGTCACCTACAGGCACCACCTCCTCACAGGGACCGCCCCTTTCTCCAAGCACTGCCTCCaaaacacctgagctaccag aTGAGCTGGTCCAGGCGGGCTGGTCCAAATGTTGGTCTCGCAGAGAGAACCGTCCCTATTACTTCAACAGGTTCACCAATCAGAGCCTGTGGGAGGTCCCTGTGCTGGGTCAACATGATGTCATC TCTGACCCTCTAGGGCTGAACGCGGCTCCATCTGAGGGCGGCGACAGTAGCCATGGTAACgagcagaggaagaggaggatgtcTGAAGAGCAGGGAGCCAATCAGAACAGCTTTAAGAGAGCTAAG GTGGAGCCAACCACGCCCATCTCCCCCAGCACCCCTGGTGTCAAACCCTGGACCGCTGAGGACAAACCACCCACTGCTGCCCCGCTCACGCCTAGCCCCGCCCCCAGCCCCGCCCCTGCCCCCTACAGGCCTGCTGT GATCTACTGGGACTTGGACATCCAAACCAATGCAGTGATCAAAGAACGAGGACCCGCCCCCCACCTGCCCCCCCACCCTGAGATGGAGCTGCAGAGGGCCCAGCTGGTCACCAAGCTGAGGCAGCAGTACCACGAGCTGTGTCTGCAGAGAGAGG gGATTGAACCCCCCCGGGAGTCCTTCAACCGCTGGTTACTAGAGAGGAAGGTGATTGACAAAGGTCATGACCCCTTCCTCCCCAGTGACTGTGACCCTGTGGTTTCCCCCTCCATGTTTAGAGAGGTGATGAACGACATCCCCATCAG GTTGTctcgtatcaaatataaggaggAAGCTCGGAAGCTTCTGTTCAGATATGCTGAAGCTGCAAAGAAGATGATTGACTCCAG GAATGCCAGCCCTGAGAGCAGGAAGATGGTAAAGTGGAACGCTGAGGACACCATGAACTGGCTCCGTAGAGACACCTCAGCTAGTAAAGAAGACTACATG GACCGTCTGGAACACCTGAGACAGCAGTGTGGTCCTCACCTGGCGGCCGTGGCCAAGGACTCGGTGGAAGGGATCTGCTCTAAGATCTACCAACTGTCTGTAGAATACAGTCGACGTCTGAGACAGACACACCTCAGTCTGCTgcaggccccgcccacag AGGCGTGTCCGTCACCCACTGAGCCCCGCCTACTCTACTGCTACCCGGTTCGTCTGTCTGTGTCGTCTGTCCCTCTGCCCAGAGTGGAACTGCACTTTGAGAACGACGTGGCCTGTTTACGCTTCAGAGGAGAGATGGTCAAGGTCAACAGAGGTCACTTCAGCAAACTG GAGCTCCTCTACAGGTACAGCTGTATTGATGACCCTCGTTTTGAGAAGTTCCTGTCCAGGGTCTGGTGCCTCCTGAAGAGATATCAG GCTATGTTTGGAGGCGGGGTCAATGAGGGCTTTGGCCTCCAGGGGGCGTTGCCTGTCTCTGTGTTTGAGGCTCTCCACAAACACTTTGGAGTGTCCTTTGAATGCTTCGCATCTCCTTTAAACTCCTACTTCAAACAGTTCTGCTCAGCGTTCCCCGACACAGATGGGTTCTTTGGTTCTAGAGG GCCCTTCCTGTCCTTCTCTCCAGTCAGTGGATCCTTTGAAGCCAACCCTCCATTCTGTGAAGAACTGATGGACGCCATGGTGACGCACTTTgag GAGCTGTTGGAGAGCTCCTCTGAGCCTCTGTCCTTCATCGTGTTTGTCCCTGAGTGGCGTGACCCCGTGACCCCCGCTCTGACCAGGATGGAGAAAAGTCGATTCCTCCGTCAGCAGCTCTCTGTGTCAGCATACGAACACGAGTACCGCTCAGGGAGCCAGCACATCTGTAAACG TGATGACATGTACTACCAGGCGGTCCATGGTACGGCGGTGTTCTTCCTCCAGAACTCGGCTGGTTTCTCTAAGTGGGGGCCCACCCCCGAGCGTCTCAATGAATTTAAGGCGTCCTATCGTCCGTCTCTGTCTCGCTGTCTGTCCTCAccaggccccgcccacattTCACCTGTTGATGTGGACTCCACCCACATTTCACCTGTGGACAGGGACTCTACCTACGTTGCACTTGTGGACAGAGACTCTGCCCCCAAGCCCTCAGAGAGGGTGTCCCCTGATAaccatgacaacaacaacaacaacaatgacagcagcagcagtccagGAGACAAGAtataa
- the LOC114462881 gene encoding haloacid dehalogenase-like hydrolase domain-containing 5, giving the protein MWRRLGQTVSPVRTQAGLLLDVDGVLVRGGSVLPAARRAVLKLVDRKRRFVLPVVFVTNAGSCQRDRKAQQLSDLLHAQVSPDQVVLSYSPLQNMKSFHDKCVLVCGQGPITDIAHTLGFHRVLSIDQLVEQHPLLDMVDHNRRPETPPSRVQQLPAIEAIVLFGEPIRWETSLQLLTDVLLSHGRPGLVHAPQPGKQLPVLACNTDLLWMAEAPSPRFGHGVFLLCLEAVYRRLMGRELQYQVLLGKPGLTTYQYAHQLLDQQSHNTGVRKIYAIGDNPLTDVVGANLYDRHLTQQEVKPSGAEPVSARCHSLLVCSGVYRAGSEVTSDLCQAHRDLLPDLELLRPDHVVQDVEEAVDLLLLQEGLTPDL; this is encoded by the exons ATGTGGAGACGACTGGGACAGACAGTGAGCCCTGTGAGGACCCAG gcGGGGCTCCTCCTGGACGTGGACGGGGTCCTAGTTCGGGGCGGTTCTGTCCTCCCTGCGGCCCGTAGAGCCGTTCTAAAGCTGGTGGACAGGAAGCGGCGGTTTGTACTTCCCGTCGTGtttgtcaccaatgcaggaagTTGTCAGAGGGACAGGAAGGCCCAGCAGCTCTCTGACCTGCTGCACGCACAG GTGTCCCCGGACCAGGTGGTTCTGTCCTACAGTCCCTTACAGAACATGAAGAGCTTCCATGATaagtgtgtgttggtgtgtggaCAAGGACCAATCACTGACATCGCCCACAC GCTGGGGTTCCACAGGGTTCTGAGCATTGATCAGCTGGTAGaacagcaccctctgctggacATGGTGGATCACAACAGGAGGCCTGAGACACCT CCCAGCAGGGTGCAGCAACTCCCTGCAATCGAAG CCATCGTCCTGTTCGGGGAGCCAATCAGGTGGGAGACCAGCCTACAGCTGCTGACAGATGTTCTGCTGAGCCACGGGCGGCCTGGCCTTGTGCACGCCCCTCAGCCGGGCAAGCAGCTGCCCGTCCTCGCCTGCAACACTGACCTGCTGTGGATGGCAGAGGCCCCGTCGCCACG GTTTGGTCACGGCGTGTTCCTGCTGTGTCTGGAGGCCGTCTACAGACGACTGATGGGACGTGAGCTGCAGTACCAGGTTCTCCTAGGAAAACCTGGTCTGACCACCTACCAGTATGCTCACCAGCTGCTGGACCAGCAGAGCCACAACACCGGGGTCAGGAAAATCTATGCCATTGG gGACAACCCTCTGACGGACGTGGTGGGGGCCAACCTCTACGACCGTCACCTGACCCAACAGGAAGTGAAACCCTCAGGGGCGGAGCCTGTGTCTGCCCGCTGTCACTCACTGCTG GTGTGCAGTGGCGTGTACAGGGCGGGCTCTgaggtgacctctgacctctgccaGGCTCACAGGGACCTCCTCCCTGACCTGGAGCTGCTCAGACCTGATCATGTGGTCCAGGACGTGGAGGAGGCCGtggacctgctgctgctgcaggagGGCTTGACCCCTGACCTCTGA